The Terracoccus luteus genome includes a region encoding these proteins:
- a CDS encoding DsbA family oxidoreductase — MRLDIWTDIVCPFCYLGRARLEEAVAGFEHRDEVELVWHSFELDRDAPAVSEQTVVDLVAQKYGASREQMVAQHESLAAQMRELGLPVDFDRARHGNTFDAHRVVHLATEHGLGGEMHARLLRAYFAEGLAIGDREVLADLAAEVGLDRDEVVQALAGHDYGNHVRSDEATAKMIGITGVPFVVLDRKYGVSGAQPTQVFADALATAWEHRHEVAEPVATGCGGGCGPDGCAGACAS, encoded by the coding sequence GTGAGACTCGACATCTGGACCGACATCGTCTGCCCGTTCTGCTACCTCGGGCGGGCCCGCCTCGAGGAGGCGGTGGCCGGCTTCGAGCACCGCGACGAGGTCGAGCTGGTGTGGCACAGCTTCGAGCTCGACCGCGACGCCCCCGCCGTGTCGGAGCAGACCGTCGTCGACCTCGTGGCCCAGAAGTACGGCGCCAGCCGAGAGCAGATGGTGGCCCAGCACGAGTCGCTCGCCGCCCAGATGCGCGAGCTCGGCCTGCCCGTCGACTTCGACCGGGCCCGGCACGGCAACACCTTCGACGCCCACCGCGTCGTGCATCTCGCCACCGAGCACGGCCTCGGCGGCGAGATGCACGCCCGCCTCCTGCGGGCCTACTTCGCCGAAGGCCTGGCCATCGGCGACCGCGAGGTGCTGGCCGACCTCGCCGCCGAGGTCGGCCTCGACCGCGACGAGGTGGTGCAGGCCCTCGCCGGCCACGACTACGGCAACCACGTCCGCAGCGACGAGGCCACCGCGAAGATGATCGGCATCACCGGGGTCCCCTTCGTCGTGCTCGACCGCAAGTACGGCGTCTCCGGCGCCCAGCCCACGCAGGTCTTCGCCGACGCCCTCGCCACCGCGTGGGAGCACCGGCACGAGGTCGCCGAGCCGGTCGCCACCGGCTGCGGTGGC